The window AGCTAGGTTTTCCCTGAGACTTTTTATACTTCTAGTGCGGCGCGGGGCGGAACCGGAAGGAACCTTCGCTTTTCTTCCTGTCCTGGGAGGGTTCCACCGCTAGGTGGCGCCAACGGGCGGCTCTGAGGGAcggggcgggctgggggcggggactCCTGGGTCCGACGGAGCGGGGTGTGGGGGACCGACTCAGAATTCTGGAGCTCGGGTTATGGTATTTTGTCAATTCCTAGCTTAATGACATTGTGGCCAGACAATATACtctgtatattaatattttgaaatatgttgaGACTTGCTTCATAGCTCAATATGTGgtcaatatttgtaaatgatgtgcAGTCTTTTGTTGAGGGagatctatatctatatctatatctattccCCCCCATTCATGGATAGACTTTTAAACCCACTTTTATCCATTAATTGTAAGTAATATAAATATTCCAAAAAAAGGAACAGACACTTAATGGCGTCCTACATTTCAAGTTTTTTAATACAACAAATTTATCAAGCCATGAACCTGTAAGCAAGGTAGTCAGAACCCCACAGCCCAATCCCAGCGGAAAGGCAGGTCTCCTCTATCctctgccggggtccagcctcggcaggatccagggggtaccctcaggatgaacagcaTTGGCGAGAGAgtgagaagacacgtgagaccagccttgatagggccaagtctggaagggagagagagacacagagagagagagagagagtgaccagacgggggtgtttgcagggtctggcagggtctggcaatgctttattttttaccgtggcttttataccctaagttagtacatttctaaggggaggatagtttaacattacatcagcttgtccttcacgaaaccagggtgttttctgcatacttctttgtttatgagggtcttgtacattatcttctggccttggggcctattgacattttatgcaagtcaggtgaatgtaaacctattttctgtttctctggtgaccttaactgaaaggtagcagtctcatagggcaataGTACAGaatagaagtataaccttgttaacacaaaaattaatccttctgcagaagttgtcagttgcatttatctaagaagtttaccccacactgactctgcgactttggtgaggcagcctctgcctagcactcctggctgacaattaacaaccatctcattggtaccacactagggctaagctcttatttttctagatctataactatattaacaatggtttctataacacaaccttagcacattaaaagcaaaaacacagcaagcaaaacacagcaagcaaacgttaACCCAATAAGCACTTTTAGAatcatttttcttatgttttcttaatagggcttcctcactccccgaagggctctatgtctattagggcctttatgtgatcaggttctttatgctgttttatgattagggtattataggcaatcatgcatattagtaccaagggcataaacacatttgccaaacaaactaaaactaaaataccagcaaaggagtttaaattaaaacactcctttcactctggataatctcataaaataccaccacccaggaaacttattgattaaagttctaaattgattcttatttggaaagatatcggggaaggccttctgcctgtgtcacagaaattagggagtagtctattgaagcaagcatcagaaagacagatatcaactttaaggtgagtgccgggggcagctttttggaatccctgaaaacctgatctgccttgcctgtcaggttttctcctcatgaccttgtcatgggtgggatcttgtgAGCAGGCCTTtttgaaacccctgaaaaccggatccgccttgcccatcaggttttctccctcatgaccttgtcatgggtgggatctcctgTGCTGGCTCCCAGCAATCCTCCAGATGGCATCTTGAAGGGGGTTGAGCAGCACGACATGGACAGGTCGAATCTGAGATAACTTCAAGCAGAGAAGCTCAGGGGACCCAAATAGGAGGGCCTGCTCCAGGGGCAGGCCCCATGGCATCACACGAATGGGGCAGGGGGCCAGACCTCTGCCTCCCTTCCCGGGCTTGAATGCAAGTATTTACcggtgttaaaagaaaaaaaccccattTTACAAAAAGGGGACTGAGAGACAACAGTGACAAATAAGCCACTGAAGCGCTCAAGGGGAAAACAAGGCTTCCGTTCTGTAGACCCTTGACCTGGGTGGGACGTGGGGTGCAAGACGGTCTTGGAGGGGGCGAGGGGGCTGCCTTACTGAATGAGGCCTTGAGGTATAGTTTTGATAAATGCAGGCACCCAGGTAACTCTCAATCCCatcaaattataaaacattgcggtctactgtatagtgcaggaaaCTCTACTCTATCAGTACTGTGTAATGatatatatgggaaaagaatctaaaagataGTGGATATGTGTATCCATACAGAGGGCAACAtggggtgagatggctggatggcatcactgattcaatggacacgaacttgggcaaactccaggagatagtgaaggacagggaagcctcgggtgctgcagtccatggggtcacaaagagtcagacttagcaactgaacaacaacgagcCTTTCTATTCTAGAATCTGAAGGTCTGATAGTCTAGAGATTTTGAAGGTCTATGTTTCTAGAATGGCTGAGACCCTAGGATTCTGGAATAACTAAGAGCCTGTGGTCCTGgaatgtcttaaccactggaccaccacggaagcccccaCTCAGCCCTCTGATTCTGAGGGGCACTTATACTGTTGTATATGTCAATGCCTCATCCTTTTTATTACAGCGGCATTTGGCACTGAGTGAATAGTTCACAGTTACTCCTTCACGGACATCTGGGTGGTTTCCAATTTGGCTGCTATGAATAAAGCTCCTGTGAACATTCGtgggaggtttctttttttttttccccattactcTCACATGAATACCTAAGAGTGGACTTGCTGGTCATGGGGTAGACAACGTATGTTTATCttctaagaaactgccaaactgtcttccaaggcAGTAGTACCATTTTATACTCCCCCGCCCCCAGAAATACGTAAGAATTACAGCTGATCTACATACCAGCAATACACCATGCTGTCCTTCTTTTTAGTCTTACCCATTCTAGTAGATATGTGCATTTTGAAAAGGTTGAATATTCTTCAGATACTGGGTGCAGTGTTCTATATATGATGACTAAATAAAGTTCGTTAATCACGTTGTTCAAATCACATATGTCCTTATCCACTTTTATCTTGTTTGTTCTATTATTAAGAGGCTCCTTAAAATCCTCTTTacgttttttaaaatctattattttttttttttttttttacttttggtcGCACtgagtggcttgtgggatcttagttcctcgaccaaggattgaacttgcatctgaGCCATCAGCAGTGAAAATAGAGtcctggccactggaccaccagggaattccccaaatcCTCTATCATGAGTGGGGATTTGTCTCTCTTCGTTATCTCatcatttactttatatatttgagGATACTGAAGAGATACAGAAAAACTTGAATATCTCCTTAAGAATAGGTTCACAATATATTTATGAAGATATTCCTGGATATAAATTCTTATCAGTATATTCGATTtagttgttgttggttagtctctaagtcgtgtccgactctaccaccccatggactgtaactggactgccacaggctcctctgtccatgggattctccaggcaagaacactaagtgagttgccatttccttctccagatcttccagatgcagggactgaacctgcatctcctacattttcaggcagcttctttaccactgagccaccagagaagccccattgtATTTAGTATAATAACAATTCCTTATATTCTTGGGccttcagtcttctctttctctgtcctaaCTTGTCCCTCTCTCCATCCTCAGACTTCCCTACCCCTGCCCCTCAGATTCTTGCTACCAGTCTCCAGCTACAGCAGGTGAGTCCTGAGGCAACCACaggtgaaaaattcttaaaatggatTGAAGAAGACCAAACCAACGTAAGTCAACTAAAGTTGATTAAACAAAATAAGGAAATCCCATTAATTTGCCATTTGCTGATTCGACTTTTCAGAAACTGGACAACATCCACAGAATCAGTTTCTCTTAACCTCCTCCCAGGTATGTCTTCTTCCGTGGGGATCCTGTGACTCTCCTGGTCAAGGGTCCCATTTcccagatgaaaaaactgaggcacaaggaaGGCAGACTATTTGCTGAAATCCCTTGGATGGGAAAGGAAGCAAGGAGGACAGTTCGAACAGAGCTGGTGCTCTCTTAGACTTTATTTCAGGGCTTAGGGGAAGGGACAAAAACGGTGAAAAATCAACTTTCTCTACCAATGGTAAGGCGGTGTCAACATCGTGCCGCTAGGGGGCACCGTGTGCAGGAAAAGATTCTCGGTGGGACAGGACTCCTGGGgttgagggagggagggtgggggtgggggtctagACTCCTGGATCTGAGGGTGGAAGGCACTGGGAACCCAGATTCCTGAATTCCTTCAGCAGCTTTGGGGTTCAATTTCATGAGTCCCAGTCGCAGGAGTTAACTGGCCTGGATGGTTTTCTGTATCCAGTCCGCGAACTTGCAGAGGTTGGTGTAGACGCTTGGCACGTCAGGTTGGCCACACCGGGCTTGTCCAAAGGATACAAGGCCCTGCAGGGACCCGTTGCAGACCAGGGGGCCCCCGGAGTCACCCTGTTGTGGAGAGACAGAGAATAAAGAATCCAAAACACAGAGAGGTGGGGACACGCCTGACggtccagtggctcagaatcCCCTTTCCAAGGCAGGCAACACAAATTCGACTCCTAGTCgtggaactgagatcccacgtgcgGTGGGGCAACTAACTAGAGTGGGGCAACCGACTAccgtgccacagctagagagacgCCTGAGCGCCACAAGCAGAGAAGCCAGCGTGTTGCAACAAAGATCCCGCGTGATGCGACTAAGACCCGAGTCAGGCCaagagacagatggacagataaatgaatattaaaaacaaaacacagagagGTGGAGATAGATGTGAGATCAGAAAGGAACCAAATGGAGAGAGGCAAAGACACGCGAGAGAAGACAAAAGATAGCAACATATCCCTTAAAGGTTCCACTCCAGAGCCCCGATCACACCTAATTCGGCTCCCTACGTTCTAACAGCTGGCCTATTCTCTTGGGTTTGCTGCTGTtctatctctgtgtctctccttctttttctcccgCTATAGCTTACTTCTCTGTCTCAATGACTCTCAGAGTCTCTATGCATCTCTGTACCTCCTGTATGTTGATTTTTTATCCTATTTCACTTTACATTTCATCTCTATGTGTCACTGTATCTGTTTCTGTCTGGGTgcgcatgtgtgtatgtgtttccgCCTTACTGCAtctgtctttatttctgtttctcatttgcCTTGCTTCTCTTTATTCCCATGTCTATTTCTCTTTCAGTCTCTCTTCCATATCTCATGTCTCACCACGGGGCCCttgccccctcccttctccatctctccctggatcttctcccctcttcccttccctcatcTCTCACATGGCAGGAGTCCTTCTGGTCCTGGCCTCCACCAGCGCAGAACATGCTGGGGTGGTACACGTGGGCATAGAGTTCACTGCAGATCTTCTCCGATACCACTGAGATATTCACGCATTGGAGCACTTTGGGCAGTCTGCCTGGGACGCAGAGCATCAGATCAGCCTCTACTGGCTGGGCGGAGAACCCCTCGGAGAGaccacacacacccaccctcCCTAGCTCACCATTCACCAGCCGACCCCAGCCGGAGACCAGGCAGGAATCCCCGGCGGTCGGGCACTGGGAGGCGATGCTGATGTCCTGGATGGTATCAGACGGGGGCACCGATTCTTCTAACTTGATGAGCATGAGGTCGTTGGCCAAAGATGGTTTATTGTACTCTGGGTGCTGGATGGAGAGGTGGGCTTCTATCATCTGACTGCCTGGTTCTTGGTCGGCCTCAAGACTGTGCAGGCCCAGCCCGATGGTATAGGACCTGAGGGCCACGGGGTAGAGGGTGCGGGGATAGCGTGGGGACAGGTTAGTTCTGTGGCAGCCACGCCATTATCTCCATTCTTGTCTTCAACCATAACCCTATCTCCagtcccctgccccacccccatcttccTTGCTAAGCTCTGCACTACCCAGTcatgatttcaaatcctaatgcACAAGCTATAATCCAGGGACAAGAACTTGCCTTAATTTACTAGATACTCAGCAGTGGAACTGAGATTTCAACCCAGGACTCTCTGAGTCTTTCCAAAGCAAGAGCTCCCGCCTCCCTCGCAGAGCCTTCCTTGAGAGCGGCTTTCACTTTTGGTACCCGGAGACTGAACCTATGAAGGCCCTCTCCTCAGCTAACAGCGCATCCaggccctcctccccgccccacccccggccccccgcCCTGCACTCACTTCTGGAAACAATGTGCGGCTGACAGCACCCACTGCGGATGCACCAGGACGCCCCCGCAGAAGAATTCATT of the Cervus canadensis isolate Bull #8, Minnesota chromosome 18, ASM1932006v1, whole genome shotgun sequence genome contains:
- the KLK4 gene encoding kallikrein-4, whose protein sequence is MTTAGKPWGWFLGHLLLGVTGSLAWGGSSRIINGEDCRPHSQPWQAALFLENEFFCGGVLVHPQWVLSAAHCFQKSYTIGLGLHSLEADQEPGSQMIEAHLSIQHPEYNKPSLANDLMLIKLEESVPPSDTIQDISIASQCPTAGDSCLVSGWGRLVNGRLPKVLQCVNISVVSEKICSELYAHVYHPSMFCAGGGQDQKDSCHGDSGGPLVCNGSLQGLVSFGQARCGQPDVPSVYTNLCKFADWIQKTIQAS